A window from Heliangelus exortis chromosome 17, bHelExo1.hap1, whole genome shotgun sequence encodes these proteins:
- the COX19 gene encoding cytochrome c oxidase assembly protein COX19 — protein MSTAMNFGNKTFKPRPPDKGAFPLDHFGECSAFKERFMQCLRDSGYESGACRQRAMAYLECRMERQLMANEPLEKLGFKDLINEKSEAKSEKL, from the exons ATGTCCACCGCCATGAACTTCGGCAACAAGACCTTCAAGCCGCGTCCGCCGGACAAAGGCGCCTTCCCGCTGGATCACTTCG GGGAGTGCAGCGCCTTCAAGGAGCGGTTCATGCAGTGCCTCCGCGACAGCGGCTACGAGAGCGGGGCCTGCCGGCAGCGCGCCATGGCCTACCTGGAGTGCCGAATGGAGAG GCAACTTATGGCTAATGAACCACTGGAAAAATTGGGATTTAAAGATCTGATAAATGAAAAGTCAGAAGCAAAATCTGAAAAGTTGTAA